The nucleotide sequence GCTCACCCTCTGGCTGGACAACAACCGCATCCGCTACCTGCCCGACTCCATCGTGGAGCTGACGGGCCTGGAGGAGCTGGTGCTGCAGGGGAACCAGATTGCAGTGCTGCCGGACAACTTTGGCCAGCTGTCCCGGGTGGGCCTGTGGAAGATCAAGGACAACCCACTGATCCAGCCCCCCTACGAGGTCTGCATGAAGGGGATCCCCTACATCGCAGCCTACCAGAAGGAGCTGGCTCACTCACAGCCGGCGGTGCAGCCCCGCCTCAAGCTGCTCCTGATGGGCCACAAGGCGGCGGGAAAGACCTTGCTCCGTCACTGCCTCACCGAGGAGAGAGCGGAAGGGAACCAAGGAGGAGGGGACAAGGAGAAGAGCTCCCCACCTTCAGCTCCTTCTGCGAGCAAAGGCATCGAGGTGACCAGCTGGACAGCCGATGCTTCCCGGGGGCTGCGGTTCATCGTGTATGATTTGGCGGGTGATGAGAGTTACGAGGTGATCCagcccttcttcctctccccggGAGCCCTGTATGTGCTGGTGGTGAACTTGGCCACCTATGAGCCGCACCGCTTTCCCAGCACCGTGGGCTCCTTCCTGCATCGGGTGGGGGCCCGGGTGCCTCATGCCGTGGTGTGCATCGTGGGCACGCACGCAGACTTGTGTGCGGAGCGGGAGCTGGAGGAGAAATGCCTGGACATTCACCGCCAGATCGCCCTGCAGGAGAAGCACGACGCAGAGGGGCTGAGCCGCTTGGCCCGGGTGGTGGACGAGGCCCTGGCCCGGGACTTTGAGCTGCGCTCCGCCAGCCCCCACGCAGCCTACTATGGGGTTTCAGACAAGAACCTGCGGCGGCGCAAGGCCCATTTTCAGTACCTGCTCAACCACCGGCTGCAGATCCTCTCCCCGGTGTTGCCCGTTAGCTGCAGGGACCCTCGCCAGTTACAGCGCCTTCGGGACAAACTGCTCTCGGTAGCCGAGCACAGGGAGATCTTCCCCAACTTACACAGAGTACTGCCTCGATCCTGGCAGGTGCTGGAGGAGCTGCACTTCCAGCCGCCTCAGGCACAGCGACTGTGGCTGAGCTGGTGGGACTCGGCCCGCCTGGGCCTGCAGGCGGGTCTGACCGAGGACCGGCTGCAGAGTGCCCTCTCTTACCTGCACGAGAGCGGCAAGCTGCTCTACTTTGAGGACAGCCCAGCCCTCAAGGAGCACGTCTTCCACAACCTCACCCGCCTCATTGACATCCTCAATGTCTTTTTCCAGAGGGATCCTTCCTTGCTGCTGCACAAGCTGCTCCTCGGGACCAGCGgtgagggcgagggcgagggtgAAGGCTCCCCGCTCCTGGCGGGGCCCGCCCCCGGCCAGGAACTACTCCGGGCCACCCAGCTCCATCATTACGTGGAGGGCTTTCTGCTCCATGGGCTCTTGCCAGCCCATGTCATTCGGCTGCTGCTGAAGCCTCACATCCAGGCCCAGCAGGACTTGCAGCTgctgctggagctgctggagAAGATGGGACTCTGTTACTGCCTCAATAAACCCAAGGGCAAGCCTTTGAATGGGTCCACGGTGTGGTACAAGTTCCCGTGCTATGTGCAGAACGAGGTGCCCCATGCAGAGGCCTGGATTAATGGGACCAACCTGGCCGGGCAGTCTTTTGTGGCTGAGCAGCTGCAGATTGAATATAGTTTTCCCTTTACCTTTCCACCCGGCTTGTTTGCCCGCTACAGCGTCCAGATCAACAGCCACGTGGTGCACAGATCGGATGGTAAACTTCAGATCTTTGCATACAGAGGGAAGGTTCCTGTGGTGGTCAGTTACAGACCTGCCAGGGGGGTCCTGCAGCCAGACACTCTGTCCATTGCCAGTCACGCATCGTTACCAAATATATGGACGGCATGGCAAGCCATAACCCCCTTGGTAGAGGAGCTGAATGTCCTGCTTCAGGAATGGCCCGGACTGCACTACACCGTGCACATTCTCTGTTCTAAGTGCCTTAAGAGAGGGTCGCCCAATCCACACGCTTTCCCAGGTGAGTGGAGAGACGGATGTGGCCCTTCTGTGGTGGTAATGTGttgagatgcattttttttttgggggggggagctAACTTGTTTT is from Canis lupus dingo isolate Sandy chromosome 16, ASM325472v2, whole genome shotgun sequence and encodes:
- the MFHAS1 gene encoding malignant fibrous histiocytoma-amplified sequence 1 isoform X2, whose amino-acid sequence is MAGKDGGDLRAARLWRDAALRARKLRGNLRQLTLGAEPPDSPDAPPLALPASLADVEVLNLGNNGLDEVPDGLGAALGSLRVLVLRRNRFARLPAAVAELGPRLTELDVSHNRLSALGAEAVSALRELRKLNLSHNQLPALPAQLGALAHLEELDVSFNRLAHLPDSLSCLLRLRTLDVDHNQLTAFPRQLLQLAALEELDVSSNRLRGLPEDISALRALKILWLSGAELGTLPSGFCELASLESLMLDNNGLRALPAQFSRLQRLKMLNLSSNLFEEFPAALLPLAGLEELYLSRNQLTSVPSLISGLGRLLTLWLDNNRIRYLPDSIVELTGLEELVLQGNQIAVLPDNFGQLSRVGLWKIKDNPLIQPPYEVCMKGIPYIAAYQKELAHSQPAVQPRLKLLLMGHKAAGKTLLRHCLTEERAEGNQGGGDKEKSSPPSAPSASKGIEVTSWTADASRGLRFIVYDLAGDESYEVIQPFFLSPGALYVLVVNLATYEPHRFPSTVGSFLHRVGARVPHAVVCIVGTHADLCAERELEEKCLDIHRQIALQEKHDAEGLSRLARVVDEALARDFELRSASPHAAYYGVSDKNLRRRKAHFQYLLNHRLQILSPVLPVSCRDPRQLQRLRDKLLSVAEHREIFPNLHRVLPRSWQVLEELHFQPPQAQRLWLSWWDSARLGLQAGLTEDRLQSALSYLHESGKLLYFEDSPALKEHVFHNLTRLIDILNVFFQRDPSLLLHKLLLGTSGEGEGEGEGSPLLAGPAPGQELLRATQLHHYVEGFLLHGLLPAHVIRLLLKPHIQAQQDLQLLLELLEKMGLCYCLNKPKGKPLNGSTVWYKFPCYVQNEVPHAEAWINGTNLAGQSFVAEQLQIEYSFPFTFPPGLFARYSVQINSHVVHRSDGKLQIFAYRGKVPVVVSYRPARGVLQPDTLSIASHASLPNIWTAWQAITPLVEELNVLLQEWPGLHYTVHILCSKCLKRGSPNPHAFPGELLSQPRPEGVAEIICPKNGSERVNVALVYPPTPTVISPCSKYLHTFLEN
- the MFHAS1 gene encoding malignant fibrous histiocytoma-amplified sequence 1 isoform X1; the encoded protein is MAGKDGGDLRAARLWRDAALRARKLRGNLRQLTLGAEPPDSPDAPPLALPASLADVEVLNLGNNGLDEVPDGLGAALGSLRVLVLRRNRFARLPAAVAELGPRLTELDVSHNRLSALGAEAVSALRELRKLNLSHNQLPALPAQLGALAHLEELDVSFNRLAHLPDSLSCLLRLRTLDVDHNQLTAFPRQLLQLAALEELDVSSNRLRGLPEDISALRALKILWLSGAELGTLPSGFCELASLESLMLDNNGLRALPAQFSRLQRLKMLNLSSNLFEEFPAALLPLAGLEELYLSRNQLTSVPSLISGLGRLLTLWLDNNRIRYLPDSIVELTGLEELVLQGNQIAVLPDNFGQLSRVGLWKIKDNPLIQPPYEVCMKGIPYIAAYQKELAHSQPAVQPRLKLLLMGHKAAGKTLLRHCLTEERAEGNQGGGDKEKSSPPSAPSASKGIEVTSWTADASRGLRFIVYDLAGDESYEVIQPFFLSPGALYVLVVNLATYEPHRFPSTVGSFLHRVGARVPHAVVCIVGTHADLCAERELEEKCLDIHRQIALQEKHDAEGLSRLARVVDEALARDFELRSASPHAAYYGVSDKNLRRRKAHFQYLLNHRLQILSPVLPVSCRDPRQLQRLRDKLLSVAEHREIFPNLHRVLPRSWQVLEELHFQPPQAQRLWLSWWDSARLGLQAGLTEDRLQSALSYLHESGKLLYFEDSPALKEHVFHNLTRLIDILNVFFQRDPSLLLHKLLLGTSGEGEGEGEGSPLLAGPAPGQELLRATQLHHYVEGFLLHGLLPAHVIRLLLKPHIQAQQDLQLLLELLEKMGLCYCLNKPKGKPLNGSTVWYKFPCYVQNEVPHAEAWINGTNLAGQSFVAEQLQIEYSFPFTFPPGLFARYSVQINSHVVHRSDGKLQIFAYRGKVPVVVSYRPARGVLQPDTLSIASHASLPNIWTAWQAITPLVEELNVLLQEWPGLHYTVHILCSKCLKRGSPNPHAFPGELLSQPRPEGVAEIICPKNGSERVNVALVYPPTPTVISPCSKKNVGEKHRNQ